A region of Micromonospora sp. WMMD882 DNA encodes the following proteins:
- the pdhA gene encoding pyruvate dehydrogenase (acetyl-transferring) E1 component subunit alpha, with protein sequence MTTTPQAVRRAPSPTRRTATPSDPARELLPSAEPVRMLDPTGTPLPTDLPEPPVETLREMHRRMVVGRRFDAQATALTKQGKLAVYPSARGQEACQIGAILALRDTDWLFPTYRESMALVCRGIDPVEVLTLLRGDWHCGYDPVVRHTAPQCTPLATQCVHAAGLAHGEAYQGRDTVALAFVGDGATSEGDFHEGVNFAAVFKAPVVFFVQNNRYAISVPLSRQTAAPSLAYKGVGYGVPAEQVDGNDPVAVLAVLTRAVAHARAGLGPYLVEAHTYRMEAHTNADDATRYRDRAEVEAWRDRDPVARLETYLRARGVLDDAAVAEIDAEAEAYAADLRARMHDRPAVDPMSLFEHVYAEPTPQLREQREQVRAELAAETEQDGGR encoded by the coding sequence GTGACGACCACACCTCAGGCGGTCCGCCGGGCGCCGTCTCCCACCCGTCGGACGGCCACCCCGTCCGACCCGGCGCGCGAACTGCTGCCCAGCGCGGAGCCGGTCCGCATGCTCGACCCGACCGGCACGCCGCTGCCCACCGACCTGCCCGAGCCGCCCGTCGAGACGCTACGCGAGATGCACCGCCGGATGGTCGTCGGCCGCCGGTTCGACGCCCAGGCCACCGCCCTCACCAAACAGGGCAAACTGGCCGTCTATCCCTCCGCGCGCGGGCAGGAGGCCTGCCAGATCGGCGCGATCCTGGCCCTGCGCGACACCGACTGGCTGTTCCCCACCTACCGCGAGTCGATGGCGCTGGTCTGCCGGGGCATCGACCCCGTCGAGGTGCTCACCCTGCTGCGCGGCGACTGGCACTGCGGCTACGACCCGGTCGTGCGGCACACCGCGCCGCAGTGCACCCCGCTGGCCACCCAGTGCGTGCACGCCGCCGGGCTCGCCCACGGCGAGGCGTACCAGGGCCGCGACACCGTCGCGTTGGCCTTCGTCGGCGACGGCGCGACCAGCGAGGGCGACTTCCACGAGGGCGTCAACTTCGCCGCCGTGTTCAAGGCCCCCGTCGTCTTCTTCGTGCAGAACAACCGCTACGCGATCAGCGTCCCGCTGTCCCGGCAGACCGCCGCCCCGTCGCTGGCGTACAAGGGCGTCGGGTACGGCGTGCCGGCCGAGCAGGTCGACGGCAACGACCCGGTCGCGGTGCTGGCCGTGCTCACCCGCGCGGTCGCGCACGCCCGCGCCGGCCTCGGCCCGTACCTGGTGGAGGCGCACACCTACCGGATGGAGGCGCACACCAACGCCGACGACGCCACCCGCTACCGGGACCGCGCCGAGGTCGAGGCGTGGCGCGACCGCGACCCGGTGGCCCGGCTGGAGACCTACCTGCGGGCCCGGGGCGTGCTCGACGACGCCGCCGTCGCCGAGATCGACGCCGAGGCCGAGGCGTACGCCGCCGACCTGCGCGCCCGGATGCACGACCGGCCGGCCGTCGACCCGATGAGCCTGTTCGAGCACGTCTACGCCGAGCCGACGCCGCAACTGCGGGAACAACGCGAGCAGGTACGCGCCGAACTGGCCGCCGAGACCGAGCAGGACGGGGGACGCTGA
- a CDS encoding SDR family NAD(P)-dependent oxidoreductase yields the protein MSTPTTDRPLAVVTGASSGIGYELAGQFVAHGYDVVAAAEDDGIRTAADSLHRDGGPQVRPVQVDLTTPDGVEELCAAVADTGRAVDALALNAGRGAGGEFVGGTDLRDELAVVDLNVRSTVHLAKRLLPGMVERGAGRVLFTSSIAATMPGPFQAVYNASKSFTQSFAEALRNELKDTGVTVTALMPGPTDTEFFDRAEMNDTKVGAGKKDDPRTVAEQGFAAMMKGEQAEAAGSLKNKAQVAASRLIPDRLKAEQHRRMAEPGSAE from the coding sequence ATGAGCACACCCACCACCGACCGGCCGTTGGCCGTGGTGACCGGCGCGTCCAGCGGAATCGGGTACGAGCTGGCCGGCCAGTTCGTCGCACACGGGTACGACGTGGTGGCCGCCGCCGAGGACGACGGCATCCGGACGGCCGCGGACTCCCTGCACCGCGACGGCGGTCCGCAGGTGCGCCCGGTCCAGGTCGACCTGACCACCCCGGACGGGGTCGAGGAGCTCTGCGCCGCGGTGGCCGACACCGGCCGTGCGGTCGACGCGTTGGCGCTCAACGCCGGCCGGGGCGCCGGCGGGGAGTTCGTCGGCGGCACCGACCTGCGGGACGAGTTGGCCGTGGTCGACCTCAACGTGCGCTCGACGGTGCACCTGGCCAAGCGACTGCTGCCGGGGATGGTGGAACGTGGCGCCGGGCGGGTGCTGTTCACCTCCTCGATCGCCGCGACCATGCCCGGCCCGTTCCAGGCGGTCTACAACGCCTCGAAGTCGTTCACCCAGTCGTTCGCCGAGGCGCTGCGCAACGAGCTGAAGGACACCGGCGTCACGGTGACCGCGCTGATGCCGGGCCCGACCGACACCGAGTTCTTCGACCGTGCGGAGATGAACGACACGAAGGTGGGCGCGGGGAAGAAGGACGACCCGCGTACGGTCGCCGAGCAGGGTTTCGCGGCGATGATGAAGGGCGAGCAGGCCGAGGCCGCCGGTTCCCTGAAGAACAAGGCGCAGGTGGCCGCGAGCCGGCTGATCCCGGACCGGCTCAAGGCCGAGCAGCACCGCCGGATGGCCGAGCCGGGCTCCGCGGAGTGA
- a CDS encoding metallophosphoesterase produces MVGEAGSGGRLLAISDLHVGYAENRKVVDGLRPESPEDWLLVAGDVGETVAHIERTLGTLAQRFARVVWVPGNHELWTPPTDEVTLRGEERYRHVVDVCRRLGVVTPEDPYEVWRGPGGPVRVVPLFLGYDYTFLPDGMDQAAALAEAYRQGIVCTDEHMLHPDPHPSREAWCATRLTQTRARLDALDDTPTVLVNHYPLVREPTRILRYPIFAQWCGTTATADWHLRYRAVVMVYGHLHVPRTTFHDGVRFEEVSVGYPREWTRRTYPPRLRQILPTPEGDLPEWPSTQPPR; encoded by the coding sequence ATGGTGGGGGAGGCCGGCAGCGGCGGCAGACTGCTCGCGATCAGCGACCTGCACGTCGGCTACGCCGAGAACCGTAAGGTCGTCGACGGGCTGCGCCCGGAGTCGCCGGAGGATTGGCTGCTCGTCGCCGGGGACGTCGGCGAGACGGTGGCGCACATCGAGCGCACCCTGGGGACGCTGGCGCAGCGGTTCGCCCGGGTGGTGTGGGTGCCCGGCAACCACGAGTTGTGGACGCCGCCGACCGACGAGGTGACGCTGCGCGGCGAGGAGCGCTACCGGCACGTGGTGGACGTGTGCCGCCGGCTGGGCGTGGTGACCCCGGAGGACCCGTACGAGGTGTGGCGTGGGCCGGGCGGGCCGGTCCGGGTCGTGCCGCTGTTCCTCGGTTACGACTACACCTTCCTGCCCGACGGCATGGACCAGGCGGCGGCGCTGGCCGAGGCGTACCGGCAGGGGATCGTCTGCACCGACGAGCACATGCTGCACCCGGATCCGCATCCCAGCCGCGAGGCGTGGTGCGCGACCCGGCTGACGCAGACCCGGGCCCGCCTGGACGCCCTCGACGACACCCCGACCGTCCTGGTCAACCACTATCCGCTGGTCCGCGAGCCGACCCGGATCCTGCGTTACCCGATCTTCGCCCAGTGGTGCGGGACGACCGCCACCGCCGACTGGCACCTGCGTTACCGGGCCGTGGTGATGGTCTACGGCCATCTGCACGTGCCCCGCACCACGTTCCACGACGGGGTGCGGTTCGAGGAGGTGTCGGTGGGTTACCCGCGGGAGTGGACGCGCCGGACGTACCCGCCGCGGCTGCGGCAGATCCTGCCGACGCCCGAGGGGGACCTACCGGAGTGGCCGTCGACGCAGCCACCCCGGTAG
- a CDS encoding Lrp/AsnC family transcriptional regulator, with protein sequence MDRQIVAELVRDGRMSMRTLAERVHVSRTNAYARVERLLRDGVITGFRAQVAPAQAGLGTSAYVALTIEQNTWREVSAQLARVRYIEHAALLGGDHDVLALVRAPDNAALRDVVLGQVQSIAGVLSTRTWLVFEEFDGARQPWA encoded by the coding sequence GTGGACCGCCAGATCGTCGCTGAGCTGGTACGGGACGGCCGGATGTCGATGCGAACCCTGGCCGAGCGGGTGCACGTGTCACGCACCAACGCGTACGCCCGGGTGGAGCGGCTGCTGCGCGACGGCGTGATCACCGGTTTCCGCGCCCAGGTCGCCCCGGCGCAGGCCGGGCTGGGCACCTCGGCGTACGTGGCGTTGACGATCGAACAGAACACCTGGCGGGAGGTGTCGGCGCAACTGGCCCGGGTGCGCTACATCGAACACGCGGCGCTGCTCGGCGGCGACCACGACGTGCTCGCCCTGGTCCGCGCGCCGGACAACGCGGCGCTGCGGGACGTGGTGCTCGGCCAGGTGCAGAGCATCGCGGGGGTGCTGTCCACCCGCACCTGGCTGGTCTTCGAGGAGTTCGACGGCGCCCGGCAGCCGTGGGCCTGA
- a CDS encoding PLP-dependent aminotransferase family protein: MSDPVDLDVSDLHPAVDDPALRSMNFLNEIAQHYPDAISLAAGRPCEEFFDDDAPGRWLDRFRRHLAEDLGQDATQARRTLFQYGRTKGILHELVARNLALDEQISVDPDAVVVTVGCQEAMFLVLRALRAGPRDVLLAVSPTYVGLTGAARLLDFPVRPVAGGPAGLDLADLRAQLDRARAAGERPRACYVMPDFANPSGVSLSLADRRRLLDLADAEDLLLVEDNPYGLFPADDAGRRLPTLKALDTRRRVVYLGSFAKTVLPGARVGYVLADQRVRGSDGAVGFLADELAKIKSMVTVNTSPIAQAVIGGRLLEHGCSLVGANVRERAVYAGNLRRLVAGLAARFPPPSPVGWNVPRGGFFVVVTVPFPVDDALLTRSAREFGVLWTPMAHFYDDTAAAPALRLSVSAVTPGQIDEGLDRLAALLTDELRRRAAPAA; encoded by the coding sequence GTGAGCGACCCGGTGGACCTCGACGTGAGTGACCTGCATCCGGCCGTCGACGACCCCGCGCTGCGGTCGATGAACTTCCTCAACGAGATCGCCCAGCACTACCCGGACGCGATCAGCCTGGCCGCCGGCCGGCCGTGCGAGGAGTTCTTCGACGACGACGCGCCGGGCCGCTGGCTGGACCGGTTCCGCCGGCACCTGGCCGAGGACCTCGGTCAGGACGCCACGCAGGCGCGGCGCACCCTGTTCCAGTACGGCCGGACCAAGGGCATCCTGCACGAGCTGGTGGCCCGCAACCTGGCCCTGGACGAGCAGATCAGCGTCGACCCGGATGCGGTGGTGGTGACGGTCGGCTGCCAGGAGGCGATGTTCCTGGTGCTCCGGGCGCTGCGGGCCGGCCCCCGGGACGTGCTGCTCGCCGTCTCGCCCACGTACGTCGGGCTGACCGGCGCGGCGCGGCTGCTGGACTTCCCGGTGCGTCCGGTGGCCGGCGGTCCGGCCGGCCTGGACCTGGCCGACCTGCGCGCGCAGCTCGACCGGGCGCGGGCCGCCGGGGAGCGGCCCCGGGCGTGCTACGTGATGCCGGACTTCGCGAACCCGTCCGGGGTCAGCCTCTCGCTCGCCGACCGCCGTCGGCTGTTGGACCTGGCCGACGCGGAGGACCTGCTGCTCGTCGAGGACAACCCGTACGGGCTGTTCCCCGCCGACGACGCCGGGCGGCGGCTGCCCACGCTGAAGGCGTTGGACACCCGGCGGCGGGTGGTCTACCTGGGCTCGTTCGCCAAGACGGTGCTGCCCGGCGCGCGGGTCGGGTACGTGCTGGCCGACCAGCGGGTCCGGGGCTCGGACGGCGCGGTCGGGTTCCTCGCCGACGAGCTGGCCAAGATCAAGAGCATGGTCACGGTCAACACCTCGCCGATCGCCCAGGCGGTGATCGGCGGGCGGCTGCTGGAGCACGGGTGCAGCCTGGTCGGGGCGAACGTACGGGAACGGGCGGTCTACGCGGGAAACCTGCGCCGGCTGGTCGCCGGTCTGGCCGCGCGTTTCCCGCCGCCGTCGCCGGTGGGCTGGAACGTGCCGCGCGGCGGTTTCTTCGTGGTGGTGACCGTCCCGTTCCCGGTCGACGACGCGCTGCTGACCAGGTCGGCCCGCGAGTTCGGGGTGCTCTGGACGCCGATGGCGCACTTCTACGACGACACCGCGGCGGCGCCCGCGCTACGGCTGTCGGTGAGCGCGGTCACCCCCGGGCAGATCGACGAGGGCCTGGACCGGCTGGCCGCGCTGCTCACCGACGAGCTGCGTCGGCGGGCGGCCCCGGCGGCGTGA
- a CDS encoding NAD(P)H-hydrate dehydratase produces MPNRSEPKVITPGLLRDWPLPVPSGGKESRGTVLVVGGSRVTPGAVLLAGVAALRAGAGVLQLATAESTAAALSIQVPEALVVGLPETVDGAVAGRHSARLDELVATADVVAIGPGLHDIDETTTLLRQVLDAAGTRTSLVLDAYALGALSHEPGLLVDAGRPAVLTPNLTEARHLLGREPGDDLDAEAGELAERYHAVVSLYGHIAAPDGRRWREESGDAGLGTSGSGDVRAGLLAGLLSRGAEPTQAACWAAFTHAVSGQRLVPRYGRIGFLARELLDEIPQTLATV; encoded by the coding sequence ATGCCGAACCGGTCTGAGCCGAAGGTGATCACGCCTGGGCTGCTGCGGGACTGGCCGCTGCCCGTGCCGTCGGGCGGCAAGGAGAGCCGGGGCACGGTGCTGGTGGTGGGCGGGTCCCGGGTGACGCCGGGCGCGGTGCTGCTGGCCGGGGTGGCGGCGCTGCGGGCCGGGGCCGGGGTGCTGCAACTGGCCACCGCCGAGTCGACGGCCGCCGCGTTGAGCATCCAGGTGCCCGAAGCGCTGGTGGTGGGGCTGCCGGAGACCGTCGACGGCGCGGTGGCCGGGCGACACTCGGCACGACTGGACGAGCTGGTCGCCACGGCCGACGTGGTCGCCATCGGCCCCGGCCTGCACGACATCGACGAGACCACGACCCTGCTGCGCCAGGTGCTCGACGCGGCGGGCACACGGACGTCGCTGGTGCTCGACGCGTACGCGCTGGGCGCGCTCAGCCACGAGCCGGGCCTGCTGGTCGACGCGGGACGGCCGGCGGTGCTGACGCCGAACCTCACCGAGGCCCGGCACCTGCTCGGCCGGGAGCCCGGCGACGACCTGGACGCGGAGGCCGGCGAGCTGGCCGAGCGGTACCACGCGGTGGTCTCGCTCTACGGGCACATCGCCGCCCCGGACGGCCGACGCTGGCGGGAGGAGAGCGGGGACGCCGGGCTGGGCACCTCCGGCAGCGGCGACGTGCGGGCCGGGCTGCTGGCCGGGCTGCTCTCCCGGGGCGCCGAGCCGACCCAGGCGGCCTGCTGGGCGGCGTTCACCCACGCGGTCAGCGGTCAGCGGCTGGTGCCCCGGTACGGCCGGATCGGTTTCCTGGCGCGGGAGCTGCTCGACGAGATCCCGCAGACCCTCGCCACCGTCTGA
- a CDS encoding hemerythrin domain-containing protein: MSTDAIVLLKEDHKEMRRLFREFQGAQDGPPGRRQQLVNQILEALTVHTYLENEVMYPEVRKLLPDLEDDILESYEEHHVADVLCAELATMDASDERFVAKVTVLIENVTHHVEEEEQEWFPKVREALGRNQLQEIGEKMIALRPDAPRTPTAPKALKKALDAMTA, translated from the coding sequence GTGTCCACCGATGCCATCGTGCTGCTCAAAGAGGACCACAAGGAGATGCGCCGCCTGTTCCGGGAGTTCCAGGGCGCGCAGGACGGTCCGCCCGGCCGGCGGCAGCAGCTCGTGAACCAGATCCTGGAGGCCCTCACCGTGCACACCTACCTGGAGAACGAGGTGATGTACCCGGAGGTCCGCAAGCTCCTGCCGGACCTGGAGGACGACATCCTGGAGTCGTACGAGGAACACCACGTCGCTGACGTCCTCTGCGCCGAGCTGGCCACCATGGACGCCTCCGACGAACGCTTCGTCGCCAAGGTCACCGTGCTGATCGAGAACGTCACGCACCACGTCGAGGAGGAGGAGCAGGAGTGGTTCCCGAAGGTCCGGGAGGCGCTCGGCCGCAACCAGTTGCAGGAGATCGGTGAGAAGATGATCGCCCTGCGCCCGGACGCCCCGCGCACCCCGACCGCGCCGAAGGCGCTGAAGAAGGCGCTCGACGCGATGACCGCCTGA
- a CDS encoding glycine hydroxymethyltransferase encodes MPSSSAESTAFRSALEVIRAVEPRVADAIGAELADQRESLKLIASENYASPATLLAMGNWFSDKYAEGTVGRRFYAGCQNVDTVEALAAEHARELFGAAHAYAQPHSGIDANLVAFWAILADRVEAPALKRAQARHVNDLTEADWFTLRRELGDQRMLGMSLDAGGHLTHGFRPNISGKMFDQRSYGTDPATGLVDYDKVAEAAREFRPLILVAGYSAYPRKVNFRIMREIADSVGATFMVDMAHFAGLVAGRVFTGDFDPVPHAHIVTTTTHKSLRGPRGGLVLCGPELAEQVDRGCPMVLGGPLPHVMAAKAVALAEARRPDFADYASRIVANAQALAEGLLRRGATLVTGGTDNHLVLIDVTGYGLTGRQAEQALLDSGIVTNRNAVPQDPNGAWYTSGIRIGTPALTTRGLGVTQMDETAELIHTVLSQTRPGSNADGTASKAKYVLDPALADRVAKQASDLLAGFPLYPTVDLG; translated from the coding sequence ATGCCGTCGTCGAGCGCCGAGTCCACCGCCTTCCGCAGCGCGCTGGAGGTGATCCGCGCCGTGGAGCCCCGGGTGGCCGACGCCATCGGCGCCGAGCTGGCCGACCAGCGGGAGTCCCTCAAGCTGATCGCCAGCGAGAACTACGCCTCCCCGGCCACCCTGCTGGCGATGGGCAACTGGTTCAGCGACAAGTACGCCGAGGGCACCGTGGGTCGGCGCTTCTACGCCGGCTGCCAGAACGTCGACACCGTCGAGGCGCTCGCCGCCGAGCACGCCCGGGAGCTGTTCGGGGCCGCGCACGCGTACGCGCAGCCGCACTCGGGCATCGACGCGAACCTGGTCGCCTTCTGGGCGATCCTGGCCGACCGGGTGGAGGCCCCGGCGCTGAAGAGGGCGCAGGCCCGGCACGTCAACGACCTGACCGAGGCGGACTGGTTCACCCTCCGCCGCGAGCTGGGCGACCAGCGGATGCTCGGCATGTCGCTGGACGCCGGCGGGCACCTCACCCACGGCTTCCGGCCGAACATCTCCGGCAAGATGTTCGACCAGCGCAGCTACGGCACCGACCCGGCCACCGGCCTGGTCGACTACGACAAGGTCGCCGAGGCGGCCCGCGAGTTCCGGCCGCTGATCCTGGTCGCCGGCTACTCCGCGTACCCCCGGAAGGTCAACTTCCGGATCATGCGGGAGATCGCCGACTCGGTCGGGGCCACCTTCATGGTGGACATGGCGCACTTCGCCGGCCTGGTCGCCGGCAGGGTGTTCACCGGCGACTTCGACCCGGTGCCGCACGCGCACATCGTCACCACCACCACCCACAAGTCGCTGCGCGGCCCGCGCGGCGGCCTGGTGCTCTGCGGGCCGGAGCTGGCCGAGCAGGTGGACCGGGGCTGCCCGATGGTGCTCGGCGGCCCGCTGCCGCACGTGATGGCGGCCAAGGCGGTGGCGTTGGCCGAGGCCCGCCGGCCCGACTTCGCCGACTACGCGTCCCGGATCGTCGCCAACGCCCAGGCGCTCGCCGAGGGGCTGCTGCGCCGGGGCGCGACCCTGGTCACCGGCGGCACCGACAACCACCTGGTGCTCATCGACGTCACCGGCTACGGCCTGACCGGCCGCCAGGCCGAGCAGGCCCTGCTGGACTCGGGCATCGTCACCAACCGCAACGCGGTGCCCCAGGACCCGAACGGCGCGTGGTACACCTCCGGCATCCGGATCGGCACGCCGGCCCTGACCACCCGGGGGCTGGGCGTCACCCAGATGGACGAGACCGCCGAGCTGATCCACACCGTGCTGAGCCAGACCCGGCCGGGGTCCAACGCCGACGGCACCGCCTCCAAGGCGAAGTACGTCCTCGACCCGGCGCTGGCCGATCGGGTCGCCAAGCAGGCCAGCGACCTGCTCGCCGGCTTCCCGCTCTACCCCACCGTCGACCTCGGCTGA
- a CDS encoding alpha-hydroxy acid oxidase, translating into MAESPASAVPAGSAVSAGSAVSAGPAVPAGRSVGGPVVCLADFADRARAALPAPVWDFVSGGSGAETTLAANRAALDEVTVLPRVLRGVGAPRLDTALVGRPSALPVAVAPMAYQKLLHPDGELALAGAARAAGVPYVASTLGSCPIEEVAGTGAEVWFQLYWLRDRALVVDLLARAEEAGCAALMVTVDVPVLGRRLRDVRNAFSLPADVVAANLPGGRDDLAHRGTPGVSAVAAHTGAVFAPALTWPDLEWLRAETRLPLLVKGILDPRDATLAASVGADAVVVSNHGGRQLDGAPASVTMLPEVVAAVADRCEVLLDSGVRGGVDVLRALALGATGALVGRPLLWALAVAGRAGAEQALALLATELRDALTLAGCADPTEARQLRARVGGPG; encoded by the coding sequence ATGGCTGAGTCGCCGGCCTCCGCGGTGCCCGCCGGGTCCGCGGTGTCCGCCGGGTCCGCGGTGTCCGCCGGGCCCGCGGTGCCCGCCGGGCGGTCGGTCGGTGGGCCGGTGGTCTGCCTGGCCGACTTCGCCGACCGGGCGCGGGCCGCGTTGCCCGCCCCGGTGTGGGACTTCGTCTCCGGCGGCAGCGGCGCGGAGACCACCCTCGCGGCGAACCGGGCCGCCCTGGACGAGGTGACGGTGCTGCCCCGGGTGCTGCGCGGGGTGGGCGCGCCGAGGCTGGACACGGCGCTGGTGGGCCGGCCGTCGGCGTTGCCGGTGGCGGTCGCGCCGATGGCGTACCAGAAACTGCTGCACCCGGACGGCGAGCTGGCCCTGGCCGGGGCGGCCCGCGCCGCGGGCGTGCCGTACGTGGCGAGCACCCTGGGCAGCTGTCCGATCGAGGAGGTGGCCGGGACCGGCGCTGAGGTCTGGTTCCAGCTTTACTGGCTGCGGGACCGGGCCCTGGTCGTCGACCTGCTGGCCCGCGCCGAGGAGGCCGGTTGCGCGGCGCTGATGGTCACCGTGGACGTGCCGGTGCTCGGTCGGCGGCTGCGGGACGTGCGCAACGCGTTCTCGTTGCCCGCCGACGTGGTCGCCGCGAACCTGCCGGGTGGCCGCGACGACCTGGCCCACCGGGGGACACCGGGGGTGTCGGCGGTGGCCGCGCACACCGGGGCGGTCTTCGCCCCGGCGCTGACCTGGCCGGACCTGGAGTGGCTGCGCGCGGAGACCCGGCTGCCGTTGCTGGTCAAGGGCATCCTCGACCCCCGGGACGCCACCCTCGCGGCGTCCGTCGGCGCGGACGCGGTGGTCGTCTCCAACCACGGCGGCCGGCAGCTCGACGGCGCTCCGGCCAGCGTGACCATGCTCCCCGAGGTGGTCGCGGCGGTGGCCGACCGCTGCGAGGTGCTGCTGGACAGCGGGGTCCGCGGCGGGGTCGACGTGCTGCGTGCCCTGGCGCTGGGGGCGACCGGGGCGCTGGTCGGGCGTCCGCTGCTGTGGGCGCTGGCGGTGGCCGGGCGGGCCGGGGCCGAGCAGGCGCTGGCGCTGCTCGCCACGGAGCTGCGTGACGCGTTGACGTTGGCCGGCTGCGCCGACCCGACCGAGGCCCGGCAGCTCCGGGCCCGCGTCGGGGGGCCCGGGTGA
- a CDS encoding alpha/beta hydrolase, with protein sequence MPLDPQVVAYRARRAAAGTPQLYQQTLAEARAADLAAIRAGGGDAEPVHEVRDTHVPGPDGDLPIRIHRPAGAGPLPTLVYFFGGGWTLGSVDTADGICRRLANAVPCQVITVGYRLAPEHRFPAAVLDCHAATTWIAAHAAELGVDPRRLAVGGDSAGGNLAAAVTLLARRDGAPELAGQLLVYPNTVHRGETESMRAADDPYLFNRTSVEWYWGHYLADPADGRNPLASPLLADDLGGLPPALVITAEYDPLRDEGERYAERLRDAGVPTELSRYPGMVHGFFAMSGVLDGGRRAVDQAAGWLRGRLLTSEAGATYAAGAGRPVGARRADG encoded by the coding sequence ATGCCCCTCGACCCGCAGGTCGTGGCGTACCGTGCCCGTCGGGCGGCGGCCGGCACGCCGCAGCTCTACCAGCAGACCCTCGCCGAGGCCCGCGCCGCCGACCTGGCCGCGATCCGGGCCGGCGGCGGTGACGCCGAGCCGGTGCACGAGGTACGCGACACGCACGTGCCCGGCCCGGACGGCGACCTGCCGATCCGGATCCACCGGCCGGCCGGGGCGGGCCCGCTGCCCACCCTGGTCTACTTCTTCGGTGGCGGCTGGACCCTCGGCAGCGTCGACACCGCCGACGGGATCTGTCGTCGACTCGCCAACGCGGTGCCCTGCCAGGTGATCACCGTGGGCTACCGGCTCGCCCCGGAGCACCGGTTCCCCGCCGCCGTGCTGGACTGCCACGCCGCGACCACCTGGATCGCCGCGCACGCCGCCGAGCTGGGCGTCGACCCCCGGCGGCTGGCCGTGGGCGGGGACAGCGCCGGCGGCAACCTGGCCGCGGCGGTCACCCTGCTCGCCCGCCGGGACGGCGCTCCGGAGCTGGCCGGCCAGCTCCTGGTCTACCCGAACACCGTCCACCGGGGCGAGACGGAGTCGATGCGCGCCGCCGACGACCCGTACCTGTTCAACCGGACCTCCGTCGAGTGGTACTGGGGGCACTACCTGGCCGACCCGGCCGACGGGCGGAACCCGCTCGCCTCGCCGCTGCTCGCCGACGACCTCGGCGGCCTGCCCCCGGCTCTGGTGATCACCGCCGAGTACGACCCGCTGCGCGACGAGGGGGAGCGGTACGCCGAACGTCTCCGGGACGCCGGGGTGCCGACCGAGCTGTCCCGCTACCCCGGCATGGTCCACGGGTTCTTCGCCATGTCGGGTGTCCTCGACGGTGGACGGCGGGCCGTCGACCAGGCGGCCGGGTGGCTGCGCGGTCGGCTGCTCACCTCGGAGGCCGGCGCGACGTACGCCGCCGGGGCCGGCCGGCCGGTCGGCGCGAGGCGGGCCGATGGCTGA
- a CDS encoding histidine phosphatase family protein → MAELAALWIVRHGESTANVAATAAEASGAESIELTHRDADVPLSATGEEQARATGRWLAGLPEADRPDVAVVSPYLRTVRTAELILADAAVPASRDERLRDRELGVLDGLTSHGARRRHPEEALRRDRLGKFYYRPPGGESWTDVVLRLRALLGDLRRDHAGRRVLLVGHDALVFLLRYLVEGLTEAELMALTRRHAIANCSVTGWRADAAGRLTPVVFNDIGHLRQQGARPTTEDEVHAEPV, encoded by the coding sequence ATGGCGGAACTGGCGGCGTTGTGGATCGTGCGACACGGCGAGAGCACGGCCAACGTGGCGGCGACCGCGGCCGAGGCGTCCGGCGCGGAGTCGATCGAGCTGACCCACCGGGACGCGGACGTGCCGCTGTCGGCCACCGGCGAGGAGCAGGCCCGGGCCACCGGACGGTGGTTGGCCGGGCTGCCCGAGGCGGACCGCCCGGACGTCGCGGTCGTGTCGCCGTACCTGCGGACGGTGCGGACCGCCGAGCTGATCCTGGCCGACGCCGCCGTCCCGGCCAGCCGCGACGAGCGGCTGCGGGACCGCGAGCTGGGCGTCCTCGACGGGCTGACCAGCCACGGGGCGCGTCGGCGGCACCCGGAGGAGGCGCTTCGCCGGGACCGGCTGGGCAAGTTCTACTACCGCCCCCCGGGCGGCGAGTCCTGGACTGACGTCGTGCTGCGGCTCCGCGCGCTCCTGGGTGACCTGCGCCGCGACCACGCCGGCCGGCGGGTGCTGCTGGTCGGCCACGACGCGCTGGTGTTCCTGCTCCGGTACCTGGTGGAGGGGCTCACCGAAGCGGAGCTGATGGCGTTGACCCGTCGGCACGCCATCGCCAACTGCTCGGTCACCGGCTGGCGGGCCGACGCCGCCGGCCGGCTGACGCCGGTGGTGTTCAACGACATCGGCCACCTGCGGCAGCAGGGCGCCCGACCGACCACGGAGGACGAGGTCCATGCCGAACCGGTCTGA